A segment of the [Chlorobium] sp. 445 genome:
CTGCCAGAGCATGGGTGCAGAACACCCTTCAGCCGTATCGGCGGGGACAACGAAGGCCAACCGACCGTTGATCTGAAGCAGGTGTAAGGCTTGGAGCAAAAAGTAGACATGATAGCCAGTCCGTCCATCAAGGCGAAACCCCGTAATCTCCTTGCAGCGTTGCTGAAGCATAGCTTTGGTTGGAGCCGGAAGGCGATGATGCCGAATGTAGGGTGGATTCGCCACAATTGCTGCAAATCGCTGCTGTGGGGGTGCGGCAAGAAAATCACGCACTTCAACGATAACGCCTGCTTGCTGGAAGAGCGCATCTTCGAGTACGGTTGGGTCAACGTCAAAACCATAGTATGATAGATTGTGAACGTGTAACGCGCCCATCGCCTGCAAGAACGCTCCGCGTCCAATCGCCGGATCAAACACATGGTGTGACTCTTGCAGCACATACGCAACCATCGCTTGGGCGAGCCACAGAGGTGTCCAAAATTGGCCTTTCTCACGCAGCCGTTCCCGTGCATACCAAGTGGTTGGTCGAACTTGATGGAAGTGGTGGGGGAGTGTCATAGGGTAGCTAACATGGTGCGTACATCGGGTAACACGTCCATTTGTCCGCCAACAAACCGAACGTATGGTAAAATGTGTCCATTTCTATCTTCGATATACTCAGCCACGGCTGTGGCTGGTTGCGTTGCCACAGCAAGAGGATAGCCATATTGGTAGTAGATTTTGTAAATCGTCTTTTTGGTCGTTGCTCCACTGGGAGCTTGAAATACTTGCGTAGTTGGTTCGATAAACCCGTGTTCAATCCGGTAGATGGCTTCATCCAAAGCAATCCCATACGCCCGTTCAAAAAATACGTGCCAAATGTGAATTGGGATACTATGCATCTTCTGCCACTCCTGAAGTGGGTGCCAATCTTCTTCTTTCAAAATGATCGTCGGAAGAACCGCATTCTTCTTGAAACCGTACTTATTGCCTAAACGCTTCATTGGTCTCATAGCGGTAGCATAATCTGGCATCTTCTCGGCAATCCAGAGGCTTTGCTCACATTCTACAGCGATTTTTGCTAAAGCGATAAGCTCACGAAGCATATCCTCAGGTAGAAATGGTAATTCGGCAATGCCACCAATTTTTGCGAGCATTTTCTGTACCTGATCTTCATAGACATCGCGTTGAAAAATGAGGAGATCTGGACGTTTAACCTGCCCCAAGCCAGCAGCCTCAAGCCGCTCAAAATACAACTCAAAAGCACGCACATCATTCTGAGGGGCAGTACCACTTGGTCCATAAGGTAATGCCATATATTCTTTTGTCGCGTTGATTGCTTCAATAAGACGCTGTTCACTCCATACTCCCTGAGACCAGCGCATTAGGAAGTCGCTACCGCGTAGCCGTCGCGGATTGAGCCAGAAATCATCCCACGAAATATTCCTGAGCATATTCAATGCAAGCGATAAATTATCAGCAGGAAGAGAAAGTGCCTGTTCAAAGCAATGGATATGCTTTAACTCTTTGTTCAATATGGATTACTTTCCTCACTCTGGTCTATTTGAATAGACAATACAGATTCAACGCTCGCCGGTGGCAAGCCTAGAAATCATTTTGGCAAGTGTATATTCACTTATTATGCGC
Coding sequences within it:
- a CDS encoding type II restriction endonuclease, with the protein product MLRNISWDDFWLNPRRLRGSDFLMRWSQGVWSEQRLIEAINATKEYMALPYGPSGTAPQNDVRAFELYFERLEAAGLGQVKRPDLLIFQRDVYEDQVQKMLAKIGGIAELPFLPEDMLRELIALAKIAVECEQSLWIAEKMPDYATAMRPMKRLGNKYGFKKNAVLPTIILKEEDWHPLQEWQKMHSIPIHIWHVFFERAYGIALDEAIYRIEHGFIEPTTQVFQAPSGATTKKTIYKIYYQYGYPLAVATQPATAVAEYIEDRNGHILPYVRFVGGQMDVLPDVRTMLATL